In the Symmachiella macrocystis genome, CCTCGTTCTTAAAATTGCCGATGCACTAGTTCGCAGGGGCTTTCAAATCCGGTCCCTCTTGCGGTTTTTGAAAAATCTGCTTTTCGACCTGGTTGAGCGTGGCCTCCATTTCAGCGCCTCCTAAGACCCGCGCTTCTTTAAGTGCTTCCCGAGCTTCATCTTCCTGTTTGAGTTTATGAAGCAAATCTGCACGGGCAATCAAAATTCGAGCTGAGAGTTGCTTATCTTTTGTGAATTCCTGACGCATGCGACCGGTGACTTCTAAAGCATCCTCAATTTTGTCCAATTGAACCAATGCTTGCAATTTGGCGCTGAGAATCGGCAAGCGCAGATCCTCTTGAGTGGCTTTGTCCGCCAACAGCGAGTTGGCCAACTTCAGCACGTCATCATTCCGTTCCTCCATCTGTAGGAGTTGCAAGCGGAAACGAATGCCAACCTCACGGGCGGGTGCAAAGCCTGCGAATTCCTTGTCAATCTCATCGATTTTTTTCAGGGCGGCGTCAACGTTTCCGGTCGTTTGGAGCAGCGTCTGAATTTCCTTCAATTTCACTTGCAATTTCGAAATCAATAACTGATCCGCATACTCCTTACGCAGTCCCGCTTGGTTGTCCGCATCTAAGCTGACGATTTCCTCGACGACATCCGCATAGGAAGTGAACATCCATTGCGGAGGAATGTCACTCAGCGCCTCATCCAGTTTTAAGGCCTTTTCAATGCCCGAGAGTTTGCCAGCGGCGGCGAAGGCTGCGTCGCGTTTCTTACGCAGGTCGGTAAATTCGCTCAAATGCTCAACGTATTTCTGCGGACCCACTGGTTGGTAACCGGTGCGGGCATAGGGACGCCCCTCTTCATCGACCAGCAAAATCGCCGGAAAGCCCTCGATCGAGAACTTCTGCTGCAATTTGTTATTCTGCGCCTGGACCTGAGGCGTGATAAGCGACGCATCATTGGGGAAATCGACTTCCAACAGGACAAAGTCCTTGGTCGCTCCGTCAGAAAAAACTTTGTACTGGAACACTTTGTTCTGCAGTTCAATACAGTAGCCACACCAGTCGGAACCGGTGAAATTAATCAGGACGTCCTTGCCTTCCTTCTTGGCCTTTGCCAACGCAGCCTTGTAGTCGGTCGTCCAAATCCCTTTGGGGGCCAATTCCGTGCTGGAACTGTCTGTGGCGGAAGTCTCGCTGCCACAACCCATTAAGGAGAAACAACTAAAACCGACAGCGACAAACGCAGTGGCAACAAACAGTCTCAGAACTCGCATGGACAACATTTTGTATTTCCTCAAATCATTATAAATATGACGCAAGCAGCGAGGGCATTGTATCCATCAACATCCTGGCCGGTTGTAATCGGGTTCACACTGGTACAGCCACGGGAATAAATCGGGAGATTTTGGGAGTTATCGTAGATTGGGGAAAATCCGTCAATTCGATTCGCCAGATTGCCCAATCACGTTCACAAACCCGTCCGATGTGCAAACGACGATCTCCAGAAAGCTGTCGCCATCCACATCAGCAATTATTGGCGGCCCTGCCTCTCTGGACAACTTTAGCGTCCAGAGCACTCTCTGCACGCCGTTAGTCGCCTGACCACTAAGCGCCGTGAGCGTGTCTTTTCGGCAAAATATTGCCTCAGGCAACCCGTCGCCGTTGATATCGGCCGCCGCCTGGTCGCTGATCTTGGTCATTTCGAACTTATTTCGCCAATCTTCCTTACCAGTCTTTACGTCATACGCGACTAAATCGCCGGAATGTTCCAGCACAATTGCTTCCAGACGTCCGTCACCATCAAAATCAGCCACCGAGACTTCGTGCGATAATGGGTTGGTTTGGTAGGATGAGGGGACACTCCACAGCGGCTTCCAATCGAGTGTGAGGGCACCGACCGTACCAAAACTGGCCGACGCAAAAATCTCCCGCACACCATCTCCATCAGCATCGACGGTAACGGGCGAACAATAAGCGCACCACGAATCGCTGAGTACCGAATGCAAAAACGGGGTTGGCTCCAGCGACATTCCCGTTTGCCCGTTGATCAAGCAAATATAATCCAAGGCCAAAAACAAGAGATCGTCAAAACCATCGCTATTGAAATCGTGGACGACGATGCCTTTGGTCGGAAAACATCCACGGTCGTTTTTGGGTTCGAACAATTGCCGCTCGCCGGGCGGATACAAGTCGGAGACATGTTTGCGATGCCACAACGTGCGGCCGGTCTTGCCGTCCAAGGCTAGACTTTGCCCGCTCGATTTGCCGGCGTTGTGAAACGTGAGAAAGACGTCTAGCACATCGTCGTCGTTGAACCGCCCCGCATGAAAGCGATCCAGGCGGCTGTCTTCGTCGGCATAGGGAACTTCGTCAAACGTGCGTGTCCAACGCTCCGTCCCATCGGCGTTTAAGACCACGAGCCGACAAAGATCGTTTGGCGAACAGTCTTGATACAAAATCTCCGGCTGGCCGTCCGCATCGAGATCGGTTGCCACCGGGCCACGCCATGATCCTTTGTACCCCACGGTCGACGGCTCCCCCCAACCGGGCCGCGTCCATAACGTGCGCGGGAGTTTATTCGCACCGTCCGGGGCGGAGAGAGCCACAATTTCCTCCCGGCTGTTTTGCAGCAACAGTTCCGCACCGGGCGTATCATCCAGATTGACCGCAATGGGAAACGAGAACCGGCCCCCCTGTGGTTGTCGCGAAACCAATGTCGCCGCTGCACCCTGGCTCTCCATTTTCCCGGGACGATGTTCCAATTGCACAATTGCTTCGGCCCGTTGGTCGCCATCGATATCGCGAAACTGCTCGACCGTGAACCGCGTTTGTTCGGGTGGGTTTATTTTCCATTTGACAGCGAATTGCTCATCCCTGTCCAACCCCACAGCCAAGAGCGCTTCCGCTCGTCGGTTTTGATCCTCATCGAGACTCAGCAAGACTTCAAGTTTGCCGTCCCCATCCACATCGCCGCGGGCCACAGCCAAATTTGCATCGACCGCCATGGAACGGCTGTTGCCCGGCAGCGGCTGCGCATACCGCAGCCAACGGCCGCGCGGAAACTTGTGAACGGTTGCATACTCGCCATCACGAATCCGAGCGATTTCAATCGGCGAATATAATGTCCGCTGCCGCAAGGGGACGTGGTCGCACAACAACTCCAACGCGCCATCGCCGTCGAGATCGACGATGTCGTGGACGTACTTATCGGCCAGACTCATTTCCACCCGGCCCGATTTGATGTCGCGTACAATCATCCGCCAATGGCCGTCGGCGGGAATGTTGAACAAGTTGTAGACCA is a window encoding:
- a CDS encoding FG-GAP repeat domain-containing protein; its protein translation is MPVVRTFILGSLVFMATAHVCLLSAAAAEPEWPGQWPCYRRDRFLTGFAPGQGRITQPEIKWRKFLGQWSTRVALHTTIADQNAELAIDDTALSQPLPAGWTVPPTTYDLRGDGRQQRIVVQGQQATIFDAAGKVLWQHTFEHPIAQYVVGRFLPGEAGSQVVFWGVKARERVVYNGGYCFDFKDGFDKAEQVWEVEVDRNPQAPQLHAADMDGDGDDEAVLVTWYRAIVFDGRTGAVQMECENAAHRNYGYSRIVNIDDDPFPEIVILCDFVLHVDYIDNDGQKMWKPWEGQYEYSTARDEILRVPHDPIVDVDGDGELEMVYNLFNIPADGHWRMIVRDIKSGRVEMSLADKYVHDIVDLDGDGALELLCDHVPLRQRTLYSPIEIARIRDGEYATVHKFPRGRWLRYAQPLPGNSRSMAVDANLAVARGDVDGDGKLEVLLSLDEDQNRRAEALLAVGLDRDEQFAVKWKINPPEQTRFTVEQFRDIDGDQRAEAIVQLEHRPGKMESQGAAATLVSRQPQGGRFSFPIAVNLDDTPGAELLLQNSREEIVALSAPDGANKLPRTLWTRPGWGEPSTVGYKGSWRGPVATDLDADGQPEILYQDCSPNDLCRLVVLNADGTERWTRTFDEVPYADEDSRLDRFHAGRFNDDDVLDVFLTFHNAGKSSGQSLALDGKTGRTLWHRKHVSDLYPPGERQLFEPKNDRGCFPTKGIVVHDFNSDGFDDLLFLALDYICLINGQTGMSLEPTPFLHSVLSDSWCAYCSPVTVDADGDGVREIFASASFGTVGALTLDWKPLWSVPSSYQTNPLSHEVSVADFDGDGRLEAIVLEHSGDLVAYDVKTGKEDWRNKFEMTKISDQAAADINGDGLPEAIFCRKDTLTALSGQATNGVQRVLWTLKLSREAGPPIIADVDGDSFLEIVVCTSDGFVNVIGQSGESN
- a CDS encoding thioredoxin family protein, with product MLSMRVLRLFVATAFVAVGFSCFSLMGCGSETSATDSSSTELAPKGIWTTDYKAALAKAKKEGKDVLINFTGSDWCGYCIELQNKVFQYKVFSDGATKDFVLLEVDFPNDASLITPQVQAQNNKLQQKFSIEGFPAILLVDEEGRPYARTGYQPVGPQKYVEHLSEFTDLRKKRDAAFAAAGKLSGIEKALKLDEALSDIPPQWMFTSYADVVEEIVSLDADNQAGLRKEYADQLLISKLQVKLKEIQTLLQTTGNVDAALKKIDEIDKEFAGFAPAREVGIRFRLQLLQMEERNDDVLKLANSLLADKATQEDLRLPILSAKLQALVQLDKIEDALEVTGRMRQEFTKDKQLSARILIARADLLHKLKQEDEAREALKEARVLGGAEMEATLNQVEKQIFQKPQEGPDLKAPAN